From the Cryptomeria japonica chromosome 2, Sugi_1.0, whole genome shotgun sequence genome, one window contains:
- the LOC131048522 gene encoding LOB domain-containing protein 40, producing MRMSCNGCRVLRKRCSESCMLRPCLEWIKSEESQANATVFLAKFYGRTGLINLISNGPQHSRPALFKSLLYEACGRLSNPIYGAVGLLCSGNWEVCHAGVESILDGSYEANMANQSNIIGQPSELHKINGRGKFKCVNYRKKPKSKELELLKSIQISSEENDRTKMHQDKCSFQNDFLCNPIINPNVDGLYVQNGEGEMDIELTLGASSPPVHKLAD from the exons ATGAGGATGAGCTGCAATGGCTGCCGAGTCCTGAGAAAGCGCTGCAGCGAATCCTGCATGCTGAGGCCATGCTTGGAATGGATTAAGAGTGAAGAATCTCAGGCAAACGCAACTGTTTTTCTCGCCAAATTCTATGGCCGAACGGGCCTAATAAATCTCATTAGTAATGGTCCTCAACATTCAAGGCCTG CGTTGTTCAAGTCTCTCCTGTATGAAGCCTGTGGGAGGCTGTCGAATCCCATCTACGGGGCAGTGGGCCTCCTTTGCTCTGGCAATTGGGAAGTATGTCATGCAGGAGTGGAGAGTATTCTTGATGGATCGTACGAGGCtaacatggcaaatcaatcaaaTATTATAGGGCAGCCCAGCGAATTGCACAAGATCAATGGCAGGGGGAAGTTTAAGTGTGTTAATTATCGCAAGAAGCCCAAATCAAAAGAACTAGAACTTCTTAAAAGTATTCAAATCTCAAGTGAGGAGAATGATAGAACAAAAATGCACCAAGATAAATGCTCCTTCCAGAACGATTTTCTTTGTAATCCCATCATCAACCCTAATGTTGATGGTTTGTATGTGCAGAATGGTGAGGGTGAGATGGATATAGAGCTCACTCTCGGGGCCTCTTCTCCTCCCGTTCACAAATTGGCAGACTGA